The Oscillospiraceae bacterium genome has a segment encoding these proteins:
- a CDS encoding KAP family NTPase — protein MTYQDLNQYILHYLTEDKTKSAIMLTAPWGSGKSFYIQNELKPFLEKEENGSHKCLVVSLYGLKELSEISKALYLESRAKFLNNNSEKMEAGKLATKTILKGVTSFLGIDLSHSDEDMQKLFESIDLSGKLIILEDLERSGIDILEVLGYVNNLVEQDGVKVLLVANEEEIKQYKPLTTTTEDQQNVVELIYKATDNNDREFTETAKKYLEIKEKTISDTIQFEEDYSMAISDIIHLFDDEILNRFANDSNVKNILNVMKSCETSNLRSFIFACQKSSDIFKKLDKKYLSDDNFVKAIFFGTLFFVLRQRNGKDEKWGQEKYFSVELGNEKAPLFKFCYDYITRQIERLDEVEDAYQSYLELVLYDSNRSNWDKDIITLQTYYIQTESNVLNALQSIEERLENPEDISFYQYGTIAVYSIIIKSLLGYDIDKIKKHLIENLKEKGNKLQLEQIFTTIMGDECTAEQKEEYESLRKEMANSLKICGEMIPEFDYLPEQSNLFCDSIIKNKSRYHIQNSFAAQFDMKRLSEMFKGCTAEQKQDIRGAFFEMYRVGNIRDFLMNDKESIELLLDYIKSDRDGDIGDAIQKLQYDWFIKNLEEIVRKLS, from the coding sequence ATGACATATCAAGACCTTAATCAATACATACTCCATTATTTAACCGAGGACAAAACCAAAAGTGCTATTATGCTCACTGCGCCTTGGGGTTCAGGAAAAAGTTTCTATATTCAAAATGAACTGAAACCGTTTCTTGAAAAAGAGGAAAACGGAAGTCACAAATGCCTTGTGGTATCTCTGTACGGTTTGAAAGAGCTTTCTGAAATAAGCAAAGCTTTGTATTTGGAAAGCCGTGCAAAATTTTTAAATAATAATTCCGAAAAAATGGAAGCCGGAAAATTGGCAACAAAAACTATATTAAAAGGTGTTACCAGCTTTTTGGGTATTGATCTTTCGCATTCAGATGAAGATATGCAGAAGCTTTTTGAGTCTATTGATCTTTCAGGGAAACTCATCATCTTAGAAGACTTGGAACGCTCCGGAATTGATATTCTTGAAGTGCTTGGGTATGTTAATAATCTTGTTGAACAGGACGGCGTAAAAGTGTTGTTGGTTGCAAACGAAGAGGAGATTAAACAATATAAACCTTTAACAACTACTACAGAAGACCAACAAAATGTCGTTGAATTGATATATAAAGCAACAGATAACAATGACAGAGAATTTACAGAAACAGCAAAAAAATATTTAGAGATAAAAGAAAAGACCATAAGTGACACTATTCAATTTGAGGAAGATTATTCAATGGCTATAAGTGATATTATTCACTTATTTGATGATGAAATCTTGAATAGATTTGCTAATGATAGCAATGTAAAAAATATATTGAATGTAATGAAATCGTGCGAAACATCTAATTTGCGCTCATTTATTTTCGCGTGCCAAAAGTCATCTGATATTTTCAAAAAGCTCGACAAAAAATATCTTTCTGATGATAATTTTGTTAAGGCTATATTTTTCGGAACGCTATTTTTTGTATTAAGGCAGAGAAACGGAAAAGACGAAAAATGGGGGCAAGAGAAATACTTTTCAGTTGAGCTTGGTAACGAGAAAGCTCCGCTATTTAAGTTCTGCTATGACTACATCACAAGACAAATAGAACGACTTGACGAGGTCGAGGATGCTTATCAATCATATTTGGAGCTTGTACTGTATGACAGTAACCGTTCAAATTGGGACAAAGACATTATTACATTACAAACTTATTATATTCAAACAGAAAGCAATGTGTTAAATGCGTTACAAAGTATTGAGGAAAGGTTAGAAAATCCTGAAGACATATCATTTTATCAATATGGAACCATTGCGGTTTATTCGATTATTATAAAGAGTTTACTTGGTTATGATATTGATAAAATCAAAAAACATCTTATTGAGAACTTAAAAGAAAAAGGTAACAAACTTCAACTTGAGCAAATTTTTACAACTATTATGGGCGACGAATGCACTGCCGAACAAAAAGAAGAATATGAATCGTTGCGCAAGGAAATGGCTAACTCATTAAAAATATGCGGTGAAATGATCCCGGAATTCGATTATCTTCCGGAACAAAGTAATCTTTTTTGCGACTCTATTATAAAAAATAAATCCAGATACCATATACAAAATTCTTTTGCAGCACAATTTGATATGAAGAGATTATCCGAAATGTTTAAAGGTTGCACAGCGGAACAAAAGCAAGATATTCGTGGGGCGTTTTTTGAAATGTATCGAGTCGGAAACATAAGAGATTTTTTGATGAATGATAAAGAATCCATCGAATTATTACTTGATTATATTAAGAGTGACCGTGACGGTGATATCGGCGACGCAATTCAGAAATTACAATACGATTGGTTTATAAAAAATCTTGAA